The Sulfitobacter sp. SK011 genome has a window encoding:
- a CDS encoding acetoin utilization protein AcuC, producing MQHPAFIGHEIFRGSSYGRWHPLRVPRMSTVMDLTRALGWLPKEQFITSPRAKPAALTRWHTSDYIGALQRVEAAQAATAEDLTRHDIGSVTNPVFPEIFRRPATAAGGSILAGELLRDGGVIYNPAGGTHHGMPDRANGFCYLNDPVLAMLSLRSHGVRRIAYVDIDAHHPDGVEVGFGGDPDCLLISVHEDRLWPRSGALENDGGGNALNLPVPRGFNDSEMAFVRDTLIVPKVTAFAPEALVFLCGADGVEEDPLSHLCLSNNAHWDILRSLMGLAPRLLVLGGGGYNPWSVGRLWTGVWGILNGQDIPDHLPESAETVLRGLRFDGNRRGKNPPDHWFTTLRDAPREGAVRDQVKDAVYLLTQRVS from the coding sequence ATGCAGCATCCTGCTTTCATTGGACATGAGATTTTCCGTGGCTCAAGCTATGGGCGGTGGCACCCGTTGCGGGTGCCGCGTATGTCAACGGTGATGGACCTCACCCGGGCTTTGGGGTGGCTTCCGAAAGAGCAATTTATCACCTCGCCCCGCGCCAAACCTGCGGCGCTGACAAGGTGGCATACGTCAGATTACATCGGCGCATTGCAAAGAGTTGAGGCAGCGCAGGCCGCAACCGCAGAAGATTTGACGCGCCATGATATCGGAAGCGTCACCAATCCAGTGTTCCCGGAGATTTTTCGCAGGCCCGCAACGGCGGCGGGCGGGTCAATTCTGGCGGGGGAACTGCTGCGCGACGGTGGTGTGATCTATAATCCGGCAGGCGGCACGCACCATGGTATGCCGGACCGGGCGAACGGGTTTTGCTATTTGAACGACCCGGTTCTTGCAATGCTCAGCCTGCGCAGTCACGGTGTGCGGCGCATCGCCTATGTCGATATCGACGCACACCATCCCGATGGGGTTGAGGTTGGCTTTGGCGGCGATCCCGATTGCCTGTTGATTTCCGTGCACGAAGACCGTCTGTGGCCGCGCAGTGGTGCGCTGGAAAACGATGGCGGCGGCAATGCCTTGAACTTGCCCGTGCCGCGCGGGTTCAACGACAGCGAAATGGCTTTTGTCAGAGACACATTGATCGTCCCAAAGGTGACCGCCTTTGCCCCTGAGGCCCTCGTTTTCCTGTGTGGTGCAGACGGGGTTGAAGAAGATCCGCTGTCTCACCTCTGCCTTAGCAACAATGCCCATTGGGATATCCTGCGCAGCCTCATGGGCCTCGCGCCCCGGCTTTTGGTGCTTGGCGGTGGTGGATACAACCCTTGGTCCGTCGGACGGCTATGGACCGGAGTTTGGGGCATTCTGAATGGGCAAGATATACCGGATCACCTTCCCGAAAGCGCTGAAACAGTGCTGCGAGGCTTGCGCTTTGATGGCAACCGGCGCGGCAAGAACCCGCCCGATCATTGGTTCACCACATTGCGCGATGCGCCGCGTGAGGGGGCGGTGCGGGATCAGGTTAAGGATGCCGTTTACCTGCTGACACAACGCGTTTCGTAA
- a CDS encoding adenylate/guanylate cyclase domain-containing protein: MADPFTPSPELAAIATRWIKAYSARRSVAAANLLSSSKALTYIGSDEGELFKGDTLRETFEKYSDDQAVLLPENIKATGYEAGDFGWAYTTLTIHSPEANLRVAFRNTFIFTMEDGVWRIVHIHNSNPKPNLEAMGYELGRFEDLLDAARAERVESTQTGIASVMFTDIVDSTALASAAGDHRWNWIVTEHIGSITQQIQTEGGTMVKSLGDGTLSTFASAGAAMRTAIAIQRGMVAQTDEPKLRIRIGIHTGDVIQNEGDFVGTVVNKAARVAATCDPGNIRVSEATRVMVGDADGFNFVDPVEVPLKGLKGEHLIHSLVW, translated from the coding sequence TTGGCTGATCCTTTCACCCCTTCCCCGGAACTTGCCGCGATTGCGACGCGGTGGATCAAGGCCTATTCAGCCAGACGTTCCGTCGCGGCAGCCAATCTGCTCTCCTCCTCCAAGGCACTGACTTACATCGGGTCGGATGAAGGCGAGTTGTTCAAAGGGGATACGCTGCGCGAGACGTTTGAGAAGTATTCGGATGATCAGGCCGTTCTGTTGCCCGAGAATATCAAGGCAACAGGGTATGAGGCAGGTGATTTCGGCTGGGCCTATACCACGCTCACCATACATTCGCCCGAGGCAAACCTGCGGGTCGCCTTTCGCAATACCTTTATCTTCACCATGGAAGACGGTGTTTGGCGGATCGTGCATATCCACAACTCCAACCCAAAACCCAACCTCGAAGCCATGGGATACGAGTTGGGACGGTTCGAGGATTTGCTGGACGCCGCGCGTGCCGAACGTGTGGAAAGCACCCAGACCGGGATAGCCTCGGTCATGTTCACAGACATTGTCGACAGTACTGCTCTGGCCTCTGCCGCGGGTGATCACCGATGGAACTGGATCGTGACGGAACATATTGGTTCGATCACCCAGCAGATACAGACCGAAGGCGGCACAATGGTCAAATCGCTTGGGGACGGGACGCTGTCGACCTTCGCATCGGCGGGTGCCGCGATGCGGACCGCGATTGCGATCCAACGGGGGATGGTCGCGCAGACGGACGAACCGAAACTGCGCATCCGGATCGGAATCCATACCGGTGATGTCATCCAGAACGAAGGTGACTTTGTCGGTACGGTCGTGAACAAGGCTGCGCGTGTTGCGGCAACCTGCGATCCGGGAAACATCAGAGTGTCAGAGGCAACGCGCGTCATGGTAGGCGACGCCGATGGCTTCAACTTCGTTGATCCGGTAGAGGTGCCGTTGAAGGGCCTCAAGGGTGAGCATCTCATACATTCCCTTGTTTGGTAG
- a CDS encoding alpha/beta fold hydrolase gives MHILVNGVRLFVDVEGAGLVAEGSVMREKPTMILLHGGPGADHSIFKPAFSQLSDLAQIIYVDHRGNGRSEDGDPKHWTLDQWADDLFALCQTLGIKEPIIFGASFGGFVAQAYATKYPGHLRALILAATTAHVDFETIFAAFGRIAGPLAGQVARAYWSGPTPERRQAYFENCLPHYSVAPPDSDMMQRMTVKNPVAMHFNGPNNEMGRFDFRAALNRLTCPILILSGDRDPMMPVPFSDVLLTSLGNARATHHTLPDAGHLLEYDQPEVFFAHLRRFISEDIACD, from the coding sequence ATGCACATCCTGGTAAACGGCGTCCGGCTGTTCGTTGATGTAGAAGGGGCTGGACTTGTTGCCGAGGGCTCTGTGATGCGTGAAAAGCCCACAATGATCTTGCTGCATGGTGGGCCTGGTGCTGACCATTCCATCTTTAAACCGGCATTTTCACAGCTGTCCGATTTGGCCCAGATTATCTATGTCGATCACCGTGGCAATGGACGCAGTGAAGACGGCGATCCAAAGCATTGGACGTTAGACCAATGGGCTGACGATTTATTTGCCCTTTGCCAAACGCTGGGCATCAAAGAGCCGATCATCTTTGGCGCGTCCTTTGGCGGCTTTGTAGCACAGGCATATGCCACGAAATATCCCGGACATCTGCGCGCATTGATCCTCGCTGCGACCACGGCCCATGTGGATTTTGAAACCATCTTTGCCGCTTTTGGCCGAATTGCGGGCCCCCTTGCCGGACAGGTCGCACGCGCCTACTGGAGTGGTCCAACACCGGAACGCCGCCAAGCCTACTTTGAAAACTGCTTGCCTCACTATTCTGTCGCGCCTCCAGACTCGGACATGATGCAACGGATGACGGTAAAGAACCCTGTTGCAATGCACTTCAACGGGCCCAACAATGAAATGGGCCGCTTCGATTTTCGTGCTGCGTTGAACCGTCTGACCTGCCCGATATTGATCCTTTCAGGCGACCGTGACCCAATGATGCCGGTGCCCTTCAGCGATGTTTTGCTGACCAGCCTTGGCAACGCCCGCGCAACGCATCACACTTTGCCTGACGCGGGGCATTTACTTGAGTATGATCAGCCTGAGGTATTCTTTGCCCACCTGCGCCGCTTCATATCGGAGGACATAGCATGCGATTGA
- a CDS encoding ABC transporter ATP-binding protein, protein MSLLEITNMSLSIHGIHILNDITISVGAGEIVAITGESGSGKSMTALATMQLLPKGATTTGQIMLGDQELTNLDEPALCAIRGNDVGMVFQEPMTALNPVQTIGQQVAETLRIHDRTMTRQDAEQRAAETLTRVGLPQDRFPLSRFPHELSGGQRQRVVIAMAITLRPRLLIADEPTTALDVTTQAQILDLLKKLAQEDGMGLLMITHDLAVVADMADRIVVMRAGEVVEQGETQTLLRTMQHPYTKMLFAASGHMVTLPKVTDTHQLLDVRNVTRDYRLPRTTLFGAPGSFRAVNDVSFTIARGERLGLVGESGCGKSTLTRALLGLEQIQSGSITLDGEPVFTGAKPNLAVRRKMQVVFQDPFGSFNPRHRVDRLITEPFHLLREPPQGADRVRAIDAALTAVGLAAKDATKYIHEFSGGQRQRIAIARALIIRPDLILFDEAVSALDVSVRAQILDLLADLCEAYKLTYLFISHDLSVVRTITDRVLVMKAGEIVEQGETQSLFENPQHPYTKALIAAAPVLPDLSRKTA, encoded by the coding sequence ATGAGCCTGCTTGAGATCACCAACATGTCCCTGTCTATTCATGGCATCCATATTTTGAACGACATCACTATATCTGTTGGTGCCGGAGAAATTGTTGCAATCACCGGTGAAAGCGGTTCCGGCAAATCCATGACCGCACTTGCGACGATGCAACTGCTGCCCAAAGGTGCCACCACCACAGGTCAGATCATGCTGGGTGATCAGGAGCTGACCAATCTGGATGAACCCGCCCTGTGCGCCATTCGCGGTAATGATGTCGGCATGGTGTTTCAGGAACCGATGACAGCATTGAATCCCGTCCAGACCATCGGACAGCAGGTGGCCGAAACACTCCGCATCCATGACAGAACAATGACACGTCAGGACGCAGAACAACGCGCGGCAGAAACGCTGACGCGCGTTGGTTTGCCGCAAGACCGTTTTCCTCTGTCACGGTTCCCGCATGAGCTCAGCGGCGGGCAGCGCCAGCGGGTTGTCATCGCAATGGCCATCACCTTGCGGCCGCGCCTGTTGATCGCCGATGAACCGACAACCGCACTTGATGTCACCACGCAGGCTCAGATTCTCGACCTGCTTAAAAAGCTTGCTCAAGAGGACGGTATGGGGCTTCTGATGATCACCCATGATCTGGCCGTGGTTGCGGATATGGCTGATCGCATCGTGGTTATGCGCGCTGGTGAAGTGGTCGAACAAGGCGAGACACAGACGCTTTTGCGCACCATGCAGCACCCCTATACCAAGATGTTGTTTGCCGCCTCTGGCCATATGGTCACCCTACCCAAGGTGACCGATACACACCAATTGCTCGACGTGAGAAACGTCACACGCGATTATCGTCTGCCCCGCACAACGCTGTTTGGCGCGCCCGGATCATTTCGGGCTGTCAACGACGTCTCGTTTACCATCGCGCGGGGGGAACGCCTTGGTCTGGTAGGGGAATCAGGCTGTGGGAAATCCACGCTCACCCGCGCCCTGCTGGGGCTGGAACAGATCCAATCCGGCAGCATCACTTTGGACGGCGAGCCGGTGTTCACCGGTGCCAAACCGAACCTCGCAGTGCGCCGCAAGATGCAGGTTGTTTTCCAAGACCCGTTCGGCAGCTTCAATCCGCGCCACCGGGTTGATCGACTGATTACCGAACCCTTCCATCTATTGCGCGAGCCACCGCAAGGTGCAGACCGTGTCAGAGCCATAGACGCCGCGTTGACTGCCGTTGGTCTGGCCGCAAAGGACGCCACAAAATACATCCACGAATTTTCTGGCGGACAACGGCAACGCATCGCGATCGCCCGCGCCCTGATCATTCGCCCGGACCTTATCTTGTTTGATGAAGCGGTCAGCGCACTGGACGTCTCCGTGCGGGCCCAGATCCTCGATCTGCTGGCAGACCTTTGTGAAGCTTACAAGCTGACCTATCTGTTCATCTCACATGATCTGTCTGTGGTGCGCACAATCACTGACCGCGTCTTGGTCATGAAGGCGGGCGAGATTGTGGAACAGGGCGAAACTCAATCCCTTTTTGAAAACCCCCAACACCCCTATACCAAGGCGCTGATCGCGGCTGCACCGGTGCTGCCAGATCTGTCGCGAAAAACGGCATGA
- a CDS encoding SDR family oxidoreductase, which yields MRLTGKTAIVTGGASGFGAGIVRRFLQEGAKVMVADINADAATQMAREMGDHAIACTVDVGDGASVNAMARAAIDAWGHVDVLVNNAGITHLPAPMEKVSEEDFDRVFNVNMKSVYLTARALVPHMKERGKGAILNIASTAGVSPRPRLNWYNASKGWMITATKTMAVELAPDGVRVNALNPVAGETPLLKSFMGEDTPEMRAKFLATIPLGRFSQPEDLGNAALFLCSDEASMITGVAMEVDGGRCI from the coding sequence ATGCGATTGACCGGAAAAACCGCCATTGTCACCGGGGGTGCCTCTGGATTTGGGGCAGGGATCGTAAGGCGGTTCCTGCAAGAAGGTGCAAAGGTGATGGTCGCCGATATCAACGCTGATGCTGCCACGCAAATGGCCCGTGAAATGGGAGATCACGCGATCGCATGCACGGTTGATGTTGGGGACGGGGCCTCAGTCAACGCGATGGCGAGAGCCGCAATTGATGCCTGGGGTCACGTTGATGTTTTGGTGAACAACGCAGGGATCACACATTTGCCTGCCCCGATGGAAAAGGTCAGCGAAGAAGACTTTGATCGGGTGTTCAACGTGAACATGAAGTCGGTTTATCTGACCGCCCGCGCACTGGTGCCCCATATGAAGGAGCGCGGCAAAGGGGCCATCTTGAACATCGCCTCTACGGCTGGTGTCTCACCCCGGCCCCGGCTGAATTGGTACAATGCATCCAAGGGTTGGATGATCACGGCAACCAAGACAATGGCGGTCGAACTTGCCCCGGATGGCGTGCGTGTGAATGCGCTGAACCCGGTTGCGGGCGAAACGCCACTGCTCAAGAGCTTTATGGGCGAGGACACACCAGAAATGCGGGCCAAGTTTCTGGCAACCATCCCGTTGGGCCGTTTTTCGCAGCCCGAGGATCTGGGCAATGCCGCCCTGTTCCTTTGCTCGGATGAAGCCAGCATGATCACCGGCGTGGCCATGGAAGTGGACGGAGGGCGCTGCATATGA
- a CDS encoding Hsp70 family protein yields MVALSTTLGIDFGTSNSAAGVAINGMPHLIDIEPGEKTLPTAVFFDFDAKQTVFGRPAQAALIGGDEGRYMRALKSLLGTSLMRESRVLLGKRMDFIEIVGRFLAEIKARAEAATGQKFHRALSGRPVMFHSADTVRNAQALVDLTDCYHAAGFTDVRFMPEPEAAALANRAFLNAGDLGLIVDIGGGTSDFTLFRQQGDADIDILASNGLRLGGTDFDRELSLAHVMPHLGMGSDIKHMFGGETHVAPQSMFADLATWQKIPFLYTRETCRAAEDLARHAVEPGLLARLVTVLEQELGHDLAFAVEAAKIAANDPNGTAPPEIKLDMLERGLNLPLPAAMMAATLAQMAGKIADAAMQTVDQAGLAKDDVSRLIFVGGSSLMGVVDAALRREFPKAEVHQAAALTGVVDGLALAAAAAFD; encoded by the coding sequence ATGGTTGCGTTATCCACCACGTTGGGCATCGATTTTGGGACCTCAAATTCCGCGGCGGGCGTGGCGATCAACGGTATGCCGCACTTGATTGATATCGAACCTGGCGAAAAGACGCTGCCGACGGCCGTGTTCTTTGATTTTGACGCGAAACAGACAGTTTTTGGCCGTCCGGCCCAAGCCGCGTTGATTGGCGGCGATGAAGGGCGTTACATGCGGGCGCTCAAAAGCCTACTTGGTACATCGCTGATGCGTGAAAGCCGGGTTTTGTTGGGCAAGCGTATGGATTTCATTGAAATTGTTGGACGGTTTCTGGCCGAGATCAAGGCGCGTGCCGAGGCGGCAACCGGTCAGAAATTTCACCGTGCCCTGTCAGGACGGCCTGTGATGTTTCACAGTGCTGATACCGTTCGCAATGCACAGGCACTGGTCGATCTGACCGATTGCTATCATGCGGCCGGGTTTACGGATGTGCGGTTTATGCCCGAACCAGAGGCAGCAGCGCTTGCCAACCGGGCCTTTTTGAACGCGGGGGATTTGGGGCTGATTGTGGATATTGGCGGTGGCACGTCAGATTTCACATTGTTCAGACAGCAAGGCGATGCCGACATTGATATTCTGGCCAGCAATGGTTTGCGGCTGGGGGGCACAGATTTTGACCGTGAATTGAGCCTCGCGCACGTGATGCCCCATTTGGGCATGGGAAGTGACATCAAACATATGTTTGGCGGCGAGACCCATGTCGCACCGCAGTCGATGTTCGCTGATCTTGCAACATGGCAAAAGATCCCCTTTCTCTACACCCGCGAAACCTGCCGCGCTGCAGAAGACCTTGCGCGCCATGCGGTGGAACCGGGCCTGTTAGCGCGGTTGGTGACGGTTTTGGAACAAGAGCTGGGTCATGACCTGGCCTTTGCTGTTGAGGCTGCGAAAATCGCGGCGAACGATCCGAACGGGACAGCACCCCCAGAGATCAAATTGGACATGCTGGAACGTGGTCTGAACCTGCCGCTGCCTGCGGCGATGATGGCGGCGACGCTTGCGCAGATGGCGGGCAAGATTGCTGATGCTGCCATGCAGACCGTTGATCAGGCCGGATTGGCCAAAGATGATGTTTCGCGGCTGATTTTTGTGGGCGGGTCAAGTTTGATGGGGGTGGTCGATGCGGCCCTTCGGCGCGAATTTCCAAAGGCCGAAGTGCATCAAGCAGCGGCCCTGACCGGTGTGGTAGATGGCTTGGCGCTGGCCGCCGCCGCCGCGTTTGATTAG
- a CDS encoding ABC transporter permease has translation MLRYALKRLLSLLISLAVASLVIFAVIEVAPGDPASFMLGINAQPETLAALRTELGLDVSKVQRYIAWVGGMMTGDFGTSYTYRTPVIDMVSGRLWVSLPLALYALALSTLIAFPAGIFAASRRGQAGDIGVMGATQLGVAVPNFWFAMILVLIFAINLRWFAAGGFVGWDKGFWAGLHGLTLPAVALALPQAAILARVMRSSLLDVLGEDFMRTARAKGLSARQALWRHGLRNALIPVLTIIGLQFSFLLAGSIIIEQVFYLPGLGRLVFQAISARDLIVVESVVMLLVFSVIMVNFLVDLAYAAVDPRLRSRT, from the coding sequence ATGCTCAGATATGCACTCAAACGCCTTCTTTCATTATTGATCAGCCTTGCCGTCGCATCGCTGGTAATCTTTGCCGTGATCGAAGTCGCGCCGGGCGATCCGGCGTCATTCATGCTTGGGATCAATGCCCAGCCTGAAACGCTTGCCGCGCTGCGGACTGAACTGGGGCTCGATGTCTCCAAGGTGCAGCGCTACATCGCCTGGGTTGGCGGTATGATGACAGGTGATTTTGGCACCTCCTATACCTATCGCACACCAGTGATCGACATGGTTTCAGGCCGATTATGGGTGTCGTTGCCTTTGGCGCTTTATGCTTTGGCGCTGAGCACATTGATTGCTTTTCCCGCAGGTATCTTTGCCGCGTCCCGGCGGGGTCAGGCGGGCGATATCGGGGTCATGGGGGCCACGCAGCTTGGCGTTGCGGTGCCGAATTTCTGGTTTGCGATGATTCTGGTCCTGATCTTTGCAATCAATCTGCGGTGGTTCGCGGCAGGTGGTTTTGTCGGTTGGGACAAAGGGTTCTGGGCTGGCCTGCACGGCCTGACACTGCCTGCCGTCGCCCTCGCGCTGCCCCAGGCGGCGATCCTTGCGCGTGTCATGCGGTCGTCATTGTTGGATGTATTGGGCGAAGATTTCATGCGAACTGCCCGCGCCAAGGGTCTGAGCGCCCGGCAGGCGCTTTGGCGGCACGGGCTGCGCAACGCACTGATCCCTGTTTTGACCATTATCGGGTTGCAGTTTTCGTTCCTGCTGGCCGGTTCCATCATCATCGAACAGGTGTTTTACCTGCCCGGGCTGGGACGGTTAGTGTTTCAGGCGATTTCTGCCCGCGATCTGATCGTCGTGGAATCGGTCGTCATGTTGCTGGTGTTTTCGGTGATCATGGTGAATTTCCTCGTTGATCTGGCCTATGCCGCCGTGGACCCTCGTCTGAGGTCCCGCACATGA
- a CDS encoding ABC transporter permease, with protein sequence MKRNLIIGGLLTAVFVLAALISFVWTPFDHAALNIPNKLKSPGGAHLFGTDHFGRDILSMIMVGARTSIAVALVAVGIGMGLGVPLGLWAAARQGTWMDELIMRGNDLVFAFPSLVIAILITAVFGAGAINAIIAIGIFNIPVFARITRGAALSLWQREFILAARVAGKSAARISAEHILPNVTNLLIVQGTIQFSLGILAEAGLSYVGLGAQPPTPSWGRMLADAQTLVSIAPHMALVPGLAIIFTVLGLNLMGDGLRDYLDPRLRVTRV encoded by the coding sequence ATGAAACGCAATCTGATCATTGGCGGTCTGCTTACGGCAGTTTTCGTTCTGGCCGCCCTTATCAGCTTTGTCTGGACACCTTTTGACCACGCCGCACTGAATATTCCAAATAAACTGAAAAGCCCCGGTGGTGCGCATCTGTTTGGAACGGACCATTTTGGTCGCGATATCCTGAGCATGATCATGGTCGGCGCACGCACGTCTATCGCCGTGGCGTTGGTGGCGGTGGGCATCGGCATGGGCCTTGGTGTGCCGCTGGGCCTTTGGGCCGCCGCGCGACAAGGGACATGGATGGATGAACTGATCATGCGTGGCAATGACCTGGTCTTTGCCTTTCCCAGCCTTGTGATTGCAATCCTGATCACTGCGGTTTTTGGGGCCGGGGCGATAAACGCGATCATCGCCATCGGTATTTTCAACATCCCCGTCTTTGCGCGGATCACGCGGGGTGCGGCACTGTCACTGTGGCAACGTGAATTCATCCTTGCTGCCCGTGTGGCGGGCAAATCGGCAGCCCGCATTTCTGCGGAGCATATCCTGCCAAATGTGACCAACCTGTTGATTGTCCAAGGGACGATCCAATTCTCACTCGGCATTCTGGCAGAGGCAGGCCTCAGCTATGTCGGCCTTGGTGCGCAACCGCCGACACCTTCTTGGGGGCGCATGCTGGCCGACGCCCAGACACTGGTAAGCATCGCACCGCATATGGCGCTGGTCCCCGGCCTTGCAATCATCTTTACGGTTCTGGGATTGAACCTCATGGGCGACGGATTGCGCGACTATCTTGACCCCAGGTTGCGGGTGACGCGGGTATGA
- a CDS encoding ABC transporter substrate-binding protein produces the protein MFHLRSLFLGASAAALIAGAATAQQTDITVALQLEPPHLDPTSAAAGAIDSVLYSNVFEGLTRFMGDGSIVPGLASSWEISEDGLTYTFKLHDGVKFHDGTTMDAEDVKFSLDRIGAEDSANAQKALYAAISEVNVIDPLTVEVKLSEPNGSMLFNLAWGDAVIVAPESIENIKQNPIGTGAFKFDSWAQGDKIELSKNPDYWGTPAKLDKATFKFISDPTAAFAAMMAEDVDVFSQFPAPENLPQFEADPRFQVLIGSTEGETILSTNNKMAPFDNVKVREAIAHAIDRQAIIDGAMFGYGTPIGTHFAPHNPAYIDLTGMSSFDPEKAKALLAEAGFPDGFETTLDLPPPSYARRGGEIIAAQLAAVGIKAEIRNVEWAQWLETVFKGKNFGLTIVSHTEPMDIGIYAKPDYYFQYDNPAFQELMTKLNSTTDDAMRTQMMADAQRMISEDYVNGYLFQLAATSVAKAGVQGLWNNAPTQATDLTAVSWAE, from the coding sequence ATGTTCCACCTACGCTCACTATTTCTTGGTGCCAGTGCTGCGGCGCTGATTGCCGGGGCCGCCACGGCACAGCAAACTGACATCACAGTCGCACTTCAGCTGGAGCCACCGCATCTGGACCCGACATCAGCCGCCGCTGGTGCCATTGATTCGGTTCTTTATTCTAATGTGTTCGAAGGTCTGACCCGGTTCATGGGCGATGGGTCCATTGTGCCGGGGTTAGCTTCTTCATGGGAAATCTCTGAAGATGGCCTGACCTATACCTTCAAACTGCATGACGGCGTCAAATTTCACGATGGCACCACAATGGACGCCGAGGATGTGAAATTCAGCCTTGACCGGATTGGCGCAGAAGATAGCGCGAATGCCCAAAAGGCGCTTTATGCCGCGATTTCAGAGGTTAATGTGATTGACCCGCTGACGGTTGAGGTGAAGCTGTCTGAGCCCAACGGGAGTATGCTGTTTAACCTCGCATGGGGTGACGCGGTGATCGTGGCCCCCGAAAGCATCGAGAACATCAAGCAAAATCCAATCGGTACCGGTGCGTTCAAGTTCGACAGCTGGGCTCAGGGTGACAAGATTGAGCTTTCAAAGAACCCTGACTATTGGGGCACACCTGCGAAACTCGACAAGGCCACGTTCAAATTCATCTCTGATCCGACAGCGGCCTTTGCTGCAATGATGGCCGAAGACGTTGATGTCTTTTCACAATTTCCAGCCCCCGAAAACCTGCCACAGTTTGAGGCTGATCCAAGGTTTCAGGTGCTGATCGGATCGACCGAAGGGGAAACGATCCTGTCCACCAACAACAAGATGGCACCTTTTGACAATGTCAAAGTCCGCGAGGCCATCGCCCATGCGATTGACCGTCAGGCGATCATTGATGGTGCAATGTTCGGGTATGGCACCCCCATCGGAACTCATTTTGCCCCGCACAACCCGGCCTATATCGATCTGACCGGGATGAGCAGTTTTGACCCTGAAAAGGCCAAGGCGCTGCTGGCTGAGGCAGGGTTTCCGGACGGGTTTGAGACCACGCTTGATCTGCCCCCGCCTTCTTATGCGCGGCGCGGCGGTGAGATCATTGCAGCCCAACTGGCCGCAGTCGGCATCAAGGCCGAAATTCGCAATGTCGAATGGGCGCAATGGCTGGAAACTGTGTTTAAAGGCAAGAATTTTGGCCTGACCATCGTCAGCCATACCGAGCCAATGGACATCGGAATTTATGCAAAGCCGGATTACTATTTCCAGTACGACAATCCCGCGTTCCAAGAATTGATGACCAAGCTGAACAGCACCACAGACGATGCGATGCGGACCCAGATGATGGCAGACGCCCAGCGCATGATTTCCGAGGATTACGTGAATGGTTATCTGTTTCAACTGGCGGCAACGTCGGTGGCCAAGGCAGGCGTTCAAGGGTTGTGGAACAACGCGCCGACACAGGCAACTGATCTGACAGCGGTAAGCTGGGCCGAGTAA
- a CDS encoding cupin domain-containing protein, giving the protein MKAVNLAEKLAQISTHWDPHVVADYNENDIMVVKFQGEFPFHLHEDTDDFFMVLKGEMIMDLEGASHVVKTGEVFIVPKGVTHRPRAAQECEVLLIEPKGVPNTGDPATAAAKPRL; this is encoded by the coding sequence ATGAAAGCGGTAAATCTGGCCGAAAAGCTGGCGCAGATCAGCACCCATTGGGATCCGCATGTTGTTGCAGATTACAATGAGAACGACATTATGGTGGTCAAGTTTCAGGGTGAGTTTCCATTTCACCTGCATGAGGATACCGATGATTTTTTCATGGTGCTCAAAGGTGAAATGATCATGGATCTTGAGGGGGCATCGCATGTCGTCAAAACTGGCGAGGTTTTCATCGTGCCCAAGGGCGTGACGCATCGCCCGCGTGCCGCCCAGGAATGCGAGGTCCTGTTGATTGAACCCAAAGGCGTCCCTAACACAGGTGATCCTGCTACTGCAGCAGCCAAGCCGCGTCTTTAA